A stretch of the TM7 phylum sp. oral taxon 349 genome encodes the following:
- a CDS encoding DUF3459 domain-containing protein — protein sequence MKNVDNRSVLRKRWANVNALYQIYPRSFMDSNGDGVGDLRGVIDKLAYIKSGEKSLGIDAIWFSPFYPSPQADMGYDVSEYCDIDPMFGSLDDFRELVEKAHASGIKVMVDFVPNHTSDQHPWFLESQSSRDNDRSDFYTWRDARADGSPPNNWLSIFGGSAWQWNESRQQYYLHTFLKEQPDLNWDNPAVRQEMKRVLRFWLDLGVDGFRADAVRWISKDPQLRDDPLAAHCSDEQSVQSFDDLQHKYSRFWENLFPYLRELTDVVASYDDRIMIFEDYPDGNYGTQEQYLGFYGVNPDVSMPFNFEGLSAKFSAESFSTMVNEFQGMINPDIHTPVYCFSNHDQARIATRYGGTEQARLVALMQLTLPGLPVVYYGDEIGMMNAPIRFDEIQDKSVFSHGNDESVGRDPERTPMQWTGEKNAGFSQAKPWLPVDPISKKVNVNVEQHDPDSFFALYQRLLKLRSRYEILRLGEYEPIGDAGDDIFAYARWIGKEQHVFVALNFSEEMRRVTLPHAGFVLCSTHPVDYPAIGANGVVTLRPYEGVLVECSEHRLQCDN from the coding sequence ATGAAAAACGTAGACAATCGCTCTGTATTGCGTAAACGCTGGGCAAATGTAAATGCCCTGTATCAGATTTACCCGCGATCATTTATGGACTCAAATGGCGATGGTGTTGGTGATTTGCGCGGTGTAATTGATAAATTAGCCTATATAAAAAGCGGTGAAAAATCACTTGGCATCGACGCGATTTGGTTTTCTCCGTTCTATCCATCACCGCAAGCTGACATGGGCTATGACGTGTCGGAGTATTGCGACATTGACCCGATGTTTGGTTCGCTTGATGATTTTCGCGAACTGGTCGAAAAAGCGCACGCAAGCGGTATTAAAGTCATGGTTGATTTTGTGCCGAATCATACAAGCGATCAGCATCCGTGGTTTTTGGAATCGCAATCGTCGCGCGATAACGATAGAAGTGATTTTTACACGTGGCGCGATGCGCGCGCGGATGGTTCGCCGCCGAATAATTGGTTGAGTATTTTTGGCGGTTCGGCGTGGCAGTGGAATGAATCGCGGCAGCAATATTATTTACATACGTTCTTGAAAGAGCAGCCCGATTTGAATTGGGACAATCCGGCGGTGCGCCAAGAAATGAAGCGCGTTCTGAGATTTTGGCTTGATTTAGGCGTTGATGGATTTCGCGCTGACGCAGTGCGGTGGATTAGTAAAGATCCGCAGTTGCGTGACGATCCGCTCGCGGCGCATTGTTCTGACGAGCAATCAGTGCAGTCGTTTGATGATTTGCAGCATAAATATAGCCGTTTTTGGGAAAATCTGTTTCCATATTTGCGCGAGCTGACGGATGTTGTGGCATCGTATGACGATAGAATCATGATTTTCGAAGACTATCCCGATGGAAATTACGGCACGCAGGAACAATATCTCGGATTTTACGGCGTCAACCCTGACGTGTCGATGCCATTTAATTTTGAAGGCTTGAGTGCGAAGTTTTCAGCGGAATCGTTTAGTACGATGGTGAATGAATTTCAGGGCATGATTAATCCTGATATTCATACGCCGGTGTATTGTTTTAGCAATCACGACCAAGCGCGAATTGCGACGCGTTATGGCGGTACAGAACAGGCGCGGCTCGTTGCGCTGATGCAGTTGACGCTGCCGGGTCTGCCGGTGGTGTACTACGGCGACGAGATCGGTATGATGAACGCGCCGATCCGATTTGATGAAATTCAAGATAAGTCAGTATTTAGCCACGGTAATGACGAGTCGGTCGGGCGCGATCCCGAGCGTACGCCTATGCAATGGACGGGTGAAAAAAACGCCGGTTTTAGCCAAGCAAAACCGTGGTTGCCCGTTGATCCTATAAGTAAAAAAGTGAATGTTAATGTTGAGCAGCACGACCCCGATTCGTTTTTTGCCTTATATCAGCGGCTACTGAAACTACGTAGTCGGTATGAGATTCTGCGATTGGGCGAATACGAGCCGATCGGTGATGCGGGCGACGACATATTTGCGTATGCCCGGTGGATCGGCAAGGAGCAGCACGTGTTTGTGGCACTCAATTTTAGCGAAGAAATGCGCCGTGTTACGTTGCCGCACGCCGGATTTGTTTTATGCTCAACGCATCCGGTTGATTATCCGGCAATTGGCGCAAACGGCGTTGTAACGCTCCGACCGTATGAGGGTGTCTTGGTTGAATGTAGCGAGCACCGATTGCAGTGCGACAACTAA
- a CDS encoding replication-associated recombination protein A → MERVPLAERMRPKSLDEVIGQGQLLGNGELLRQIVVQGEPVSLIFWGPPGTGKTTLARIIAHEVNAEFIELSAVTSGKKDVEKVIEHARQNWNLGLRTILFVDEIHRFNKAQQDAFLPHVESGLITLIGATTENPSFEVIPALLSRTRVLVLQPLAKDEIIAILKRALKTLGKSKQIAPKALDYLAELSGGDARVALGNLELALGFSEKITPDIVKAAAQKKIPGYDKKGDMHYDVISAFIKSLRGSDVQASLYYLSRMIDAGEDPKFIARRMIIFASEDIGLAGNGALALAVATFQAVERVGLPEANYNLYHCAVALARSPKSREITDLMHAAKDLAKQFPDAPVPLHIRNAPTKLMKDLGYGKDYKWQAGFQHEKGFLPDEIKSSC, encoded by the coding sequence ATGGAGAGAGTACCGCTCGCAGAACGAATGCGGCCAAAGAGCTTAGACGAGGTAATTGGACAAGGGCAGTTGCTCGGCAACGGCGAGCTATTGCGCCAAATCGTGGTGCAGGGCGAACCGGTCAGTTTGATTTTTTGGGGTCCGCCGGGCACAGGAAAAACGACGCTGGCACGTATTATTGCACACGAAGTGAACGCGGAATTTATTGAACTCAGTGCTGTCACGAGTGGTAAAAAAGATGTCGAAAAAGTAATTGAGCACGCGCGGCAAAATTGGAATTTAGGTTTACGCACGATTTTGTTTGTCGACGAAATCCACCGCTTCAACAAGGCGCAGCAAGATGCGTTCTTACCGCACGTTGAATCAGGGCTAATTACCTTGATTGGCGCCACGACCGAGAACCCCAGCTTTGAGGTCATTCCCGCTCTGCTGAGCCGTACGCGCGTACTTGTACTGCAGCCGCTTGCAAAAGATGAAATTATTGCAATTCTGAAGCGCGCGCTAAAAACACTTGGCAAATCAAAGCAGATCGCGCCGAAAGCGCTAGATTATCTCGCAGAATTATCCGGCGGCGACGCACGCGTAGCACTCGGAAATCTTGAATTAGCACTCGGGTTCAGCGAAAAAATTACACCCGATATCGTAAAGGCAGCAGCACAAAAGAAAATTCCTGGCTATGACAAAAAAGGCGACATGCACTACGACGTAATTTCAGCGTTCATCAAATCACTACGCGGAAGCGACGTACAAGCATCACTCTATTATCTCAGCCGAATGATTGATGCCGGAGAAGATCCAAAGTTTATCGCGCGACGCATGATAATTTTCGCTTCTGAAGACATTGGGCTAGCGGGTAATGGCGCGCTCGCGCTCGCGGTAGCAACATTCCAAGCGGTTGAACGCGTCGGGCTACCGGAAGCGAACTATAATTTATACCACTGCGCCGTCGCTTTGGCGCGCAGCCCGAAATCGCGCGAAATCACCGACCTAATGCATGCCGCCAAAGACCTAGCAAAACAATTTCCCGACGCGCCTGTACCGCTCCATATCCGTAACGCGCCGACGAAGTTGATGAAAGATCTCGGTTACGGCAAAGATTACAAATGGCAAGCAGGCTTTCAGCATGAGAAAGGGTTTTTACCCGACGAAATCAAGTCAAGCTGCTGA
- the typA gene encoding translational GTPase TypA: MTDPNYIRNVAIIAHVDHGKTTLVDGLLKQSNTFRDNQAEMAQALIMDSGDQERERGITITAKQTTVYYGDYKINIIDTPGHADFSGEVERTLNMADGVLLIVDAQEGPMPQTKFVLSKALELGLKPVVVINKIDKPARRVAEVEDELADLFLELATDESQLKYPVYYAAARDGKSWVHMPSDPSEPADLAPIFEAIIQQIPAPNVSVDGSFQMLVTALQYDSFLGKYAIGRISRGVAKRAMPIVLIKTDGTAQNAKIDKLFISRGLAKEEVDEAVAGDIVYVVGAAAAHIGETLADRDNPEALPVMDVEAPTISMYLGPNTSPMKGREGEFTTSRQIGDRLQRELETNVALRVREDGIGFIISGRGELHLSVLIEAMRREGYEFEVGRPKVVTINEDGVEKEPVEELLIEIGAEFVGVVSQELGKRKAELIKQEQTASGAARMTYLITTRALIGLRNTLLTDTKGTVIMYSLPHGYQPASSTLPRTRNGVLIAFEAGTTTPYALENAESRGELFVGPGVEVYAGMIVGLNNRMDDMEINVCKAKHLTNMRSKSSDGTVQLTPHTELSLEQSIDFIEDDELLEVTPKSLRLRKKYLDANERKRHSKS, translated from the coding sequence ATGACCGACCCAAATTATATTCGAAATGTTGCAATTATTGCGCACGTTGACCATGGTAAAACGACGCTTGTCGACGGGTTACTCAAGCAATCAAATACGTTTCGCGACAATCAGGCGGAAATGGCGCAAGCGTTGATTATGGATTCGGGCGATCAGGAGCGCGAGCGTGGTATTACCATCACCGCCAAGCAGACGACGGTGTACTATGGTGATTACAAAATCAATATTATTGATACGCCGGGGCATGCGGATTTTTCTGGCGAGGTTGAGCGGACGCTTAATATGGCGGACGGCGTATTGCTTATCGTCGATGCACAGGAAGGACCGATGCCACAAACGAAATTCGTTTTGAGTAAAGCGTTGGAGCTGGGTCTAAAGCCGGTAGTAGTGATCAATAAAATTGATAAGCCGGCGCGGCGCGTTGCTGAAGTTGAAGATGAACTGGCGGATTTATTTTTGGAGCTCGCGACCGATGAGTCGCAGCTAAAGTATCCGGTGTATTATGCGGCGGCGCGCGATGGCAAATCGTGGGTGCATATGCCGAGCGACCCAAGTGAGCCGGCTGATTTAGCGCCGATTTTCGAGGCGATTATTCAGCAAATTCCTGCGCCAAACGTGTCGGTAGACGGTTCGTTTCAGATGCTCGTAACAGCCCTGCAGTATGATAGCTTTTTGGGAAAGTATGCGATTGGGCGGATTAGCCGCGGTGTCGCTAAACGCGCAATGCCGATTGTGCTAATAAAAACTGACGGCACGGCGCAAAACGCTAAAATTGATAAATTATTTATTAGCCGCGGGCTCGCCAAAGAAGAAGTCGACGAGGCAGTAGCGGGCGATATTGTTTATGTCGTCGGTGCGGCTGCAGCGCATATCGGCGAGACGCTTGCCGACCGCGACAATCCTGAAGCGTTGCCGGTGATGGATGTCGAAGCGCCGACGATTAGCATGTACCTCGGGCCAAATACTAGCCCGATGAAAGGCCGCGAGGGCGAATTTACAACATCGCGGCAGATCGGCGATCGGTTGCAGCGCGAGCTAGAGACAAATGTGGCACTTCGTGTGCGCGAGGACGGCATTGGATTTATCATTTCGGGTCGCGGCGAATTGCATTTAAGCGTGCTAATTGAAGCGATGCGGCGCGAGGGTTATGAGTTTGAAGTTGGGCGGCCGAAAGTTGTAACGATAAACGAAGACGGCGTCGAGAAAGAGCCGGTTGAAGAACTGCTGATTGAAATTGGTGCAGAGTTTGTCGGCGTTGTCAGCCAGGAACTTGGTAAGCGCAAAGCGGAGTTGATTAAGCAAGAACAGACCGCGAGCGGTGCTGCGCGTATGACCTATCTCATCACGACGCGCGCATTGATTGGATTGCGCAACACGCTATTGACCGACACGAAAGGTACGGTGATTATGTATAGCTTGCCGCATGGTTATCAGCCGGCGAGTAGTACGTTGCCACGAACGCGCAATGGCGTGTTGATTGCTTTTGAGGCCGGCACAACGACGCCGTATGCGCTTGAAAACGCCGAAAGCCGCGGTGAACTATTTGTCGGACCAGGTGTGGAAGTGTATGCTGGTATGATCGTCGGGCTAAACAATCGTATGGACGACATGGAAATTAACGTTTGCAAAGCAAAGCACCTGACAAACATGCGTTCAAAATCAAGCGACGGCACAGTGCAGTTGACGCCGCATACAGAACTTAGTTTAGAGCAGTCAATTGACTTTATCGAAGACGATGAACTACTTGAGGTGACGCCGAAAAGTCTGCGTCTGCGTAAAAAATATCTCGACGCTAACGAGCGCAAACGCCATAGCAAATCGTAA
- a CDS encoding IS30 family transposase, whose amino-acid sequence MRCWLDARNNPCCSELSGYQQTREFVESRLRLRWSPEQIAGRLQIEINKRDKSASLSYVSPKAICKYAKKYNLHKHLRRRGKKYRCSRIPAVPAGWMSAGKRNIAARPGVVDELGRLGDLEGDTIFGKDSRDRLLTHVERKTGLVSISLVCGYDVHKIQKQTMLDLERLSRHTGALPKTITYDNGVEFAGWRQTEKDLGADIYFANPYHSWERGRNENANGLIRDFFPKGTDFKKLTNRDILKVESMLNNRPRKRFQWLTPLEYAASLGVAVEGWV is encoded by the coding sequence ATAAGATGCTGGCTAGATGCAAGAAACAATCCCTGCTGCTCGGAGCTTTCTGGATACCAGCAAACCAGAGAGTTCGTTGAATCGCGCCTCAGGCTGCGTTGGTCTCCCGAGCAGATTGCTGGCAGGCTGCAGATAGAGATTAACAAAAGAGACAAATCTGCTAGCTTGTCTTACGTCTCGCCTAAAGCAATCTGCAAATACGCCAAGAAATACAACCTCCATAAACACCTGCGGCGCCGCGGCAAGAAATACAGATGCAGCCGTATACCTGCCGTACCTGCCGGCTGGATGTCTGCCGGCAAACGCAATATTGCAGCTAGACCCGGCGTAGTGGATGAACTCGGGCGCTTAGGCGACCTAGAGGGCGATACCATCTTCGGCAAAGATAGCCGAGACAGATTGCTAACTCACGTGGAGCGAAAGACGGGGTTAGTCTCAATTAGCCTAGTGTGCGGCTATGATGTACATAAGATACAAAAACAGACCATGCTTGATCTAGAAAGGCTCAGCAGGCACACCGGAGCCTTGCCAAAGACCATAACCTACGACAACGGCGTAGAATTTGCCGGTTGGAGACAAACCGAGAAAGACCTAGGAGCGGATATTTACTTCGCCAATCCCTACCATTCCTGGGAACGAGGCAGAAACGAAAACGCCAACGGGCTCATCCGCGACTTCTTCCCCAAAGGCACTGACTTCAAAAAACTAACTAACCGGGATATATTAAAAGTAGAATCCATGCTTAACAACCGACCAAGAAAACGATTCCAGTGGCTAACGCCACTGGAATACGCCGCGTCTTTGGGTGTTGCGGTTGAGGGGTGGGTTTAA